The following are from one region of the Armatimonadia bacterium genome:
- a CDS encoding ATP-binding cassette domain-containing protein: MADLAIKTDGLTRRFGRTLAVQGVDLRVPVGSVYGYLGRNGAGKTTTIEMLMGLLSPSSGHLSVLGLDPLKEDVAMKLLVSYVPERISLPEWMTMSDLMAFGAGMHPNWDGTLAEELRLRLELPSDRRIGRLSRGMQGKAAIGKSTSARRFHSLGSLSLLP; this comes from the coding sequence ATGGCTGATCTCGCCATCAAGACAGACGGTCTCACACGGCGCTTCGGACGAACCCTCGCCGTCCAGGGAGTGGACCTCCGCGTTCCAGTAGGCAGTGTCTACGGCTACCTGGGCCGCAATGGCGCCGGCAAGACCACGACCATCGAAATGCTCATGGGCCTGCTCTCACCCAGCTCCGGCCACCTGTCAGTCCTGGGGTTGGACCCCCTCAAGGAGGACGTGGCGATGAAGCTCCTCGTCTCCTACGTCCCCGAGCGCATCAGTCTCCCGGAGTGGATGACGATGTCCGACCTGATGGCCTTCGGCGCCGGTATGCACCCCAACTGGGACGGCACTCTCGCCGAGGAGTTGCGCCTTCGCCTGGAGCTCCCGTCGGATCGTCGCATCGGCCGGCTGTCACGCGGCATGCAGGGGAAGGCGGCGATAGGGAAGTCCACCTCGGCAAGGCGTTTCCATTCCTTGGGGTCACTCAGTCTGCTCCCATGA
- a CDS encoding GntR family transcriptional regulator: MYLSLDSSSGTPLYLQLAEQMRLGIATGVLRPGDQVPTVRELAAQLRVNPNTVARVYRDLQAEGLLSSRQGSGTFVAEKALEVADAQGLELLRGRWRAAIALGRSIGLDWSELRALAAELIAEAEAAGVIGREEVDRESP, translated from the coding sequence ATGTACCTTTCACTCGACTCCAGTTCGGGCACACCCCTGTATCTGCAGCTTGCAGAGCAGATGCGCCTGGGCATCGCCACAGGCGTCCTGCGCCCCGGCGACCAAGTGCCGACGGTGCGTGAGCTGGCCGCGCAGCTTCGGGTCAACCCCAACACTGTGGCTCGCGTCTACCGGGATCTGCAGGCCGAGGGTCTCCTATCCTCTCGACAGGGCAGCGGCACCTTCGTCGCTGAGAAGGCGTTGGAGGTTGCGGACGCCCAGGGCCTGGAGCTGCTCCGTGGACGCTGGCGAGCGGCCATCGCGCTGGGTCGCAGTATCGGTCTCGACTGGTCCGAGCTCCGAGCCCTGGCAGCAGAGCTGATCGCGGAAGCCGAGGCAGCCGGCGTCATCGGCAGGGAAGAGGTCGATCGTGAGTCTCCGTGA
- a CDS encoding zinc-binding dehydrogenase, protein MRGILFEAPRRIRLVEDVAVPVPADGEVLVHCTHVGLCGSNVPQYTAEGRWAKSTWPGPVGWSGHENVGFIVQSRLPGWPEGTPVLAQSRDHHGYVESIVAQRQSLARLPEEASDLAPYIVAQPLATVLRALSKTEPVINERCAVVGQGPIGLLFTWMLRRSGARQVIALDKVGWRLDWSRRLGASAVVDTSQQDAVDAVRGLTDGGMVDFAIEAADTPEALTTAAYLLRREGRLCPFGVPRYETQEFPWLHALHNELRVVTSHGSGCMQFFQTAVDLIAAEGAEVTQIVTPRLPWDQAAEAFAMYADPASHVGSLKVVLEL, encoded by the coding sequence ATGCGAGGCATTCTCTTCGAGGCGCCACGCCGCATCAGACTGGTGGAAGATGTGGCGGTGCCCGTTCCGGCCGATGGCGAAGTACTGGTCCACTGCACTCATGTGGGACTCTGCGGCAGCAATGTGCCCCAGTACACTGCTGAAGGACGCTGGGCCAAGAGCACCTGGCCGGGGCCCGTCGGCTGGTCCGGACACGAGAACGTCGGTTTCATCGTGCAGTCACGCCTGCCTGGTTGGCCCGAGGGCACGCCCGTCCTCGCCCAGTCAAGGGACCACCACGGCTATGTCGAGTCCATCGTCGCGCAGCGGCAGTCGCTGGCCCGACTACCGGAGGAGGCGTCTGACCTGGCGCCCTATATCGTGGCCCAGCCTCTGGCGACGGTGCTGCGGGCTCTGTCAAAGACGGAGCCGGTGATCAATGAGCGCTGCGCCGTGGTCGGCCAGGGGCCGATCGGGCTGCTGTTCACCTGGATGCTGCGACGATCGGGCGCTCGGCAGGTTATCGCCCTCGACAAGGTTGGCTGGCGTCTGGACTGGAGCCGGCGACTGGGAGCCTCAGCCGTGGTGGACACCTCGCAACAGGACGCGGTCGATGCCGTGCGGGGGCTGACGGACGGAGGGATGGTCGACTTCGCCATCGAGGCCGCCGACACTCCCGAAGCGCTCACTACCGCAGCCTACCTACTCCGGCGCGAAGGGCGGCTGTGTCCCTTCGGTGTGCCGCGCTACGAGACTCAGGAGTTCCCGTGGCTACATGCACTTCACAACGAACTGCGGGTAGTCACCTCACACGGTTCAGGCTGCATGCAGTTCTTCCAGACCGCTGTGGACCTGATCGCGGCCGAGGGCGCAGAGGTGACGCAGATCGTGACGCCACGCCTGCCGTGGGATCAGGCCGCGGAAGCCTTCGCGATGTACGCAGACCCAGCGAGTCATGTGGGATCGCTGAAGGTGGTACTTGAGCTCTAG